Proteins encoded by one window of Candidatus Ozemobacteraceae bacterium:
- a CDS encoding AAA family ATPase has product MKILSVRFANINSLKGDFEIDFTNPELAGRGIFAITGRTGSGKTSILDAITLALFGGTPRLDISTKENELMSRGTGFCQAEVTFEAVVDGRQLRFRSRWEQRRARGKPDGALQAAHMQLIQETDKRPGDTWESTRLSEVPGKVEEITGLDYKRFTRTCLLAQGQFAAFLEAKPNERAQILEQITGTDIYRNLSVEAYQRNAEVETKVTELRHRLEGITLLSDEEFDALSKASEELRRNWEACDGRRQEAQRQIAWIREFQALLQNRNDLLARQQALAAERESHAAEFRKLETSRKAEPARLPLAQCDALEQNRKSRETELNAVVSGIPAARGECEAAQVALEQSRAAKAEFQKSSAVELDLIKNVRAVDQKLRTRLETQAKLSAQLEDLGKKKTEAEGRVRTIEKTISSCEAKRSRLEEELAKTAIDASLAGDLKALEALAGRHGEIEKNLHATAKELEKCRKNLVTARHDVDTLAKSIEKAEKEVAKKAAELQKQEESLVHTFRGATVKSLQTAVRDAAKRLTGAEEAQSLAGELREAAGEERRISEAVARRKGEVTKAAAAVEELEGKTTGFEAEIEELNEQKTRLSITASFEDQRHLLEDGKPCPLCGALKHPFAAGVDGTSEMKNIEARLKKAKAAQKKNAESLKKARSAHQTLVADQAADERAVADLRKSAAVAQEKWKKCAEHLAEGVTFEDETRLTELVEAAGASLKAAESAFEKHQAATEALEKASKAVTASREKLQGLEKNMATAIGKRQQQETLEQTFETKRLELQAQLQETVDRLRSNIMVYGYSEFDEQVLPRLRERWETRQESQKQLERTLKTWNDEKTKLAGATSELEALSRQISAVEGERKQVAEEVEAVSAERRELYQDRNPDVEERKLRKSAAEHQAGEDEAAKRYQSLLVALEQRITTEKNLRAALESLAAEITAARQALDAARSAGGFADEASLRAALLPPDEVARLGGLEKRFLTESAQILGSLKGIDRQIAEKEAVRPTSLPLETLIEQEQEAAAAAHQAQVLWQERANELAVHGNNREQHRDIAARIQEIRKEGERWAKLNALIGSSKGDKFQEFAQGLTFSNLVYQANRQLEKLSDRYLLANDKLELRVIDNYIGGMQATAKNLSGGEKFLASLALALGLAHMVGRKYRMDTLFIDEGFGALDPETLETALSVLCALHQQGKLIGVISHVESLQERLPSRLEVTRLGGGHSTITGPGCTRHG; this is encoded by the coding sequence ATGAAAATCCTGAGCGTCCGGTTCGCCAACATCAACTCCCTCAAGGGCGATTTCGAAATCGACTTCACCAACCCGGAACTGGCCGGCCGCGGCATCTTCGCGATCACCGGCCGCACCGGGTCGGGCAAAACGAGCATTCTCGACGCGATCACCCTCGCCCTGTTCGGAGGAACCCCGCGACTGGACATCTCGACGAAAGAAAACGAGTTGATGAGCCGGGGAACCGGCTTCTGCCAGGCGGAAGTGACGTTCGAAGCCGTCGTTGACGGCCGCCAGCTCCGGTTTCGATCGAGATGGGAACAAAGACGCGCCCGCGGCAAACCAGACGGTGCCCTGCAAGCGGCCCACATGCAGCTCATTCAGGAAACCGACAAACGGCCGGGCGACACATGGGAATCCACGCGGCTCTCCGAAGTCCCAGGCAAGGTCGAGGAAATCACCGGGCTCGACTACAAGCGGTTCACCCGCACCTGCCTGCTCGCCCAGGGCCAGTTCGCCGCCTTCCTCGAGGCGAAGCCGAATGAACGGGCGCAGATTTTGGAACAAATAACAGGCACCGATATATATCGTAATTTGTCTGTCGAGGCCTATCAGCGTAACGCCGAGGTGGAAACGAAGGTTACGGAACTCCGTCATCGGCTCGAAGGCATCACCCTCCTCAGCGACGAAGAGTTCGACGCTCTCAGCAAGGCGTCCGAGGAGCTCCGCAGGAATTGGGAGGCGTGCGACGGCCGCAGGCAGGAGGCCCAGCGGCAGATTGCCTGGATCCGGGAGTTCCAGGCTCTTCTCCAGAACCGGAACGACCTGCTCGCCCGTCAGCAGGCCCTCGCCGCCGAGCGCGAATCGCACGCCGCCGAGTTCCGGAAGCTGGAGACCAGCCGGAAAGCCGAGCCGGCACGACTTCCTCTGGCGCAGTGCGATGCACTCGAGCAAAACCGCAAAAGCCGCGAAACCGAGCTGAACGCCGTCGTTTCGGGAATTCCCGCCGCACGCGGTGAGTGTGAAGCCGCGCAGGTCGCGCTGGAGCAGAGCAGAGCCGCGAAAGCCGAGTTCCAGAAGAGTTCTGCCGTCGAACTCGACCTGATCAAGAACGTCAGGGCCGTGGACCAGAAACTTCGCACCAGGCTTGAGACACAGGCAAAACTGTCCGCTCAACTCGAAGACCTGGGGAAGAAAAAGACGGAGGCGGAAGGCCGGGTCCGCACGATCGAAAAGACGATCTCGTCCTGCGAGGCAAAAAGGAGCCGCCTCGAGGAGGAACTCGCGAAAACGGCGATCGACGCCTCGCTTGCCGGAGACCTGAAGGCGCTCGAAGCCCTCGCCGGCCGGCACGGAGAGATCGAGAAAAACCTGCACGCGACGGCGAAGGAACTCGAGAAGTGCCGGAAAAACCTCGTGACGGCGAGGCATGACGTCGACACGCTCGCAAAAAGCATCGAAAAGGCCGAGAAAGAAGTCGCAAAAAAGGCGGCAGAGCTTCAGAAACAGGAAGAGTCGCTTGTTCATACCTTCCGCGGAGCCACGGTCAAAAGTCTGCAGACGGCGGTCAGAGATGCCGCGAAACGGCTGACCGGCGCGGAGGAAGCGCAGAGCCTCGCGGGGGAGCTCCGGGAGGCGGCCGGCGAAGAGCGCCGCATCAGTGAAGCCGTCGCCAGGAGAAAAGGCGAGGTTACGAAAGCCGCCGCCGCGGTCGAAGAGCTCGAAGGGAAGACGACCGGCTTCGAAGCCGAGATCGAAGAACTGAACGAGCAGAAGACCCGTCTGAGCATCACGGCTTCGTTCGAGGACCAGCGGCACCTGCTCGAGGACGGCAAGCCATGCCCCCTGTGCGGCGCTCTCAAACACCCGTTTGCCGCCGGAGTTGATGGAACCTCGGAGATGAAGAATATCGAAGCCCGGCTGAAAAAGGCGAAGGCCGCGCAGAAGAAGAACGCGGAGTCGCTCAAAAAAGCCCGAAGCGCGCATCAGACGCTGGTTGCCGATCAGGCAGCCGATGAGCGCGCGGTCGCCGACCTGCGTAAATCGGCGGCAGTCGCGCAGGAAAAGTGGAAAAAATGCGCCGAACATCTCGCCGAGGGTGTCACCTTCGAAGACGAGACGCGCCTGACGGAACTGGTCGAAGCGGCCGGCGCCTCGCTCAAAGCTGCGGAAAGCGCGTTCGAGAAGCACCAGGCGGCGACGGAGGCGCTGGAAAAAGCGTCGAAGGCCGTGACAGCGAGTCGCGAAAAGCTTCAGGGTCTCGAAAAAAATATGGCGACCGCTATTGGAAAGCGGCAACAGCAGGAAACCCTCGAGCAAACCTTCGAAACAAAGCGCCTGGAATTGCAAGCCCAGCTTCAGGAAACGGTCGACCGGCTGAGAAGCAATATCATGGTCTATGGTTATTCCGAGTTCGACGAGCAGGTTCTGCCCAGGCTTCGCGAGCGGTGGGAAACCAGGCAGGAATCGCAGAAACAGCTCGAACGGACGCTCAAGACCTGGAACGACGAGAAGACGAAACTGGCCGGCGCGACCAGCGAGCTGGAAGCCCTTTCCCGACAGATATCGGCCGTCGAAGGCGAACGGAAACAGGTGGCCGAAGAGGTGGAAGCCGTATCCGCGGAACGGCGCGAACTGTATCAGGACCGGAACCCCGACGTCGAGGAGCGGAAACTCCGGAAGTCGGCTGCCGAGCACCAGGCCGGGGAAGACGAGGCGGCCAAACGCTACCAGTCCCTGCTGGTTGCCCTGGAACAGCGGATCACGACCGAGAAAAATCTGCGGGCCGCCCTCGAGTCGCTTGCCGCCGAGATCACTGCCGCCCGGCAGGCGCTCGACGCGGCCCGGTCCGCCGGCGGCTTCGCGGATGAAGCGTCTCTCCGGGCCGCCCTTCTGCCTCCCGACGAAGTTGCGCGACTGGGCGGGCTCGAGAAGCGTTTCCTGACCGAGTCGGCGCAGATTCTCGGCAGTCTCAAGGGAATCGACCGCCAGATCGCCGAGAAAGAAGCCGTGCGCCCAACCAGTCTTCCCCTCGAAACTCTCATCGAGCAGGAGCAGGAAGCCGCGGCGGCGGCGCACCAGGCCCAGGTGCTCTGGCAGGAGCGCGCGAACGAACTGGCCGTGCATGGCAATAACCGGGAGCAACATCGAGACATCGCCGCCCGTATCCAGGAAATCCGGAAGGAGGGCGAACGTTGGGCGAAGCTGAACGCGCTGATCGGCTCATCGAAAGGCGACAAGTTCCAGGAGTTCGCCCAGGGCCTGACGTTCTCGAACCTCGTGTACCAGGCAAACCGGCAACTGGAGAAGCTGTCAGACCGGTATCTCCTGGCGAACGACAAGCTCGAACTGCGAGTGATCGACAATTACATCGGGGGCATGCAGGCGACCGCAAAGAACCT
- a CDS encoding exonuclease SbcCD subunit D C-terminal domain-containing protein, translating to MKVLHTSDWHLGQLLKQQKRDEEHRAFLEWLLVTMKEEAVELLLIAGDIFDSGLPPNYALEMYYSFLSRCAAQGCRSVIVTGGNHDSPATLQAPKPVLKAINVTVTGIRDREQPDNDLVLVRDAAGNPAVLVCAIPFLRDQDVYIPQVGEKGDVRTQGIIRGTADWYRRQVDLALARRQELGRPDLPIIATGHLFAEGASLAGSERELYVGNLGAFPAACFPGEAAYVALGHLHRPQVVPNHPRVRYSGSPVPCSFDEAAHEKQVLVFDSASPDDARAIPVPVFRRLATVRGDLTAIGHQINKLIHAPLRTWVFAEYTGDLLMPDLEDRVNDLAKNLPVDLIGCQDLSHRVTVAAEPQRYANELTPKEVFELCIEQSGLSEEDRVQVREAFQEVYLKVCEGANA from the coding sequence TTCTGGAATGGCTTCTCGTCACAATGAAGGAAGAAGCCGTCGAACTCCTTCTTATAGCTGGTGATATATTCGACTCGGGCCTGCCGCCGAACTACGCCCTCGAGATGTATTACTCCTTCCTCAGCCGGTGCGCCGCGCAGGGCTGCCGCAGCGTCATCGTCACCGGAGGCAACCACGACTCGCCCGCGACGCTCCAGGCGCCGAAGCCCGTTCTCAAGGCGATCAACGTCACCGTCACCGGCATCCGCGACCGGGAACAACCCGACAACGACCTCGTTCTCGTGCGTGACGCCGCCGGAAATCCCGCCGTTCTCGTCTGCGCCATTCCGTTCCTCCGCGATCAGGACGTCTACATTCCACAGGTCGGGGAGAAAGGCGACGTCCGCACCCAGGGCATCATCAGGGGAACGGCCGACTGGTACCGCCGGCAGGTCGATCTCGCCCTCGCCCGGCGGCAGGAACTCGGCCGCCCCGACCTTCCCATCATCGCGACGGGCCACCTGTTCGCCGAAGGCGCTTCCCTCGCCGGTTCCGAACGCGAACTCTACGTCGGCAACCTCGGCGCCTTCCCGGCCGCCTGCTTCCCGGGCGAAGCCGCGTATGTCGCTCTCGGTCATCTGCACCGGCCCCAGGTCGTTCCGAACCATCCGCGCGTCCGGTATTCCGGTTCGCCCGTTCCGTGCTCGTTCGACGAGGCCGCGCACGAGAAACAGGTGCTCGTTTTCGATTCGGCGTCCCCCGACGACGCCCGGGCGATCCCGGTCCCCGTCTTCCGCCGCCTGGCGACGGTCAGGGGCGATCTGACAGCCATCGGGCATCAGATCAACAAGCTCATCCATGCCCCCCTGAGAACCTGGGTGTTCGCCGAGTATACGGGCGACCTCCTCATGCCCGACCTCGAAGACAGGGTGAACGACCTAGCAAAGAACCTCCCCGTCGACCTCATCGGGTGCCAGGACCTCTCACACCGGGTCACGGTGGCCGCCGAGCCCCAGCGCTACGCAAACGAACTGACCCCGAAGGAAGTGTTCGAGTTGTGCATCGAGCAGTCGGGACTCTCAGAAGAAGACAGAGTCCAGGTCCGCGAAGCTTTCCAGGAAGTATATCTGAAGGTATGTGAGGGAGCAAACGCATGA